A stretch of the Neofelis nebulosa isolate mNeoNeb1 chromosome 1, mNeoNeb1.pri, whole genome shotgun sequence genome encodes the following:
- the LOC131486104 gene encoding olfactory receptor 6J1-like: protein MSYDRYVAICSPLQYPAIMTSSLCVRLVILSWVGGFLLILPSTVLKVGLPYCGPNVIDHFFCDSAPLLHLACADIHIIELLDFLSSLVLLISSLSLTVVSYVYVISTILKIPSGQGQRKAFATCASHFIVVSMGYGISIFVYVHLSQKSSLHLNKILFILSSVLTPLLNPFIFGLRNETMKDALKDSLAKGRDFLKGMRSK from the coding sequence ATGTCCTATGATCGTTATGTGGCCATTTGCAGCCCCCTTCAGTACCCAGCAATTATGACCAGCTCACTGTGTGTGCGTCTTGTTATCCTCTCCTGGGTGGGTGGTTTTCTCCTCATTCTCCCGTCCACTGTCCTTAAGGTGGGGCTGCCATACTGTGGCCCCAATGTGATTGATCACTTTTTCTGTGACAgtgcccccctcctccacttggcCTGTGCTGACATCCACATCATTGAGCTGTTAGACTTCCTCAGCTCCCTTGTCCTGCTCATCAGCTCCCTCTCACTCACTGTGGTCTCCTATGTTTATGTCATCTCCACCATTCTGAAGATACCCTCAGGTCAAGGTCAACGCAAAGCCTTTGCTACATGTGCCTCTCACTTCATTGTGGTCTCCATGGGCTATGGGATCTCCATTTTTGTGTATGTCCACCTCTCCCAGAAGAGCAGCTTACATCTCAACAAGATCCTCTTTATCCTCTCTAGTGTTCTCACACCCCTCCTGAATCCCTTCATCTTCGGTCTACGGAATGAAACCATGAAAGATGCTCTGAAGGACAGCTTGGCCAAGGGCCGGGACTTCCTCAAGGGGATGAGGTCCAAGTGA